From Sporolactobacillus pectinivorans:
TTCGTCACGCTGTTTTTAATTTTTGAAAATGTGCTTGATAACGTGTTCGGACTGTTACCGGAACGGCTTCTTTTAATAATCGAGCCTGTTGTCTGCTTCGTTATTGGAGGAATTGTTTTCTTTTCACTGGCAGTGGGTGGCTGATATTTTGCCGATGACGGGACCGTCCTACCACCTGTGTATCCGCGATAGCTGCCAAGGGAGCCACTGCCTAGTTGAAACAAATGATCCAAAAGAACTCCAGACAGAAAGCCCCTCAGAAACGACGAACTATAATTGTTACGTACAAATTCTTTGTTACTCACTTCAATCAGGGTATTTGCTGGATTCTTTTTGTCTCTTTGAATGTCGTATAATTCATTAGGATAGACAAGGAACATTTGCTGAACGCTGTTTTTGGATATCTGATCAGGCTTCTTCTGGCTGCTTAGTTTCTTGGCTACTTCGGGAACGGACTGCTTATCGGCCTGATAAATATAAGACTCCTGGTTCCCGTTTTTGGATACGGAGATCAGCGGATAACCTCCGCTTACAGCCTGTTGTCCGGGCCCGGACGCGGAACATCCGGCTAATATGGAAACACCGACTACTACGGCGAGAATCATTTTTATGGTTTTTGACAATCGTCTGAACATGTTCAACGCTCCCCTCTTTTCATGACTGAATGATGCTGACATCCATTGGCAGGATGTCTTCCCCTTCATAAAGCATCATCTGGCCGGCCTGCCATTCAATACGGAGCAGCTTCCCATTATCGGATTGAAAATCCCAAAGATAACGTTCCTCAGTGGATGAAAAAGGTGTATCGCCCGATGCATGAGCCGCGCCAATCGCCTGATCCTCCAGATGATACAAAGTCCCTTCCATTTCAATAGTTGTTGGAATTTCATTGATGTCTTCAAGACGCCCGTCAATCGCATCATAGAGTGCCAGATTCAGTTTTTCTCTCTTGGCCACTCGAAAATATTTAATGGCACTGCCGTCCTTTAAAGTGAAGAAAACCTCTCTGCGCTGTGGAAAAAGTGCTCTGCCGGCAACAGTATAGCTGGCCAGAGAGATATCCACAATATCACCAATTGTTAGCGTGTAAGGTGTTTTTTCTTCAATTGGAGGTTCAGGCTTTTTCACTAAATTGACAATTCGATGAAAAATCGACATTTTTTTCTCCTCTCAATCCATAAAAATAACGCCGACAGCCGTCATTAAAATCCACTCGGCATGCCGGCTCATTATTTTAGCCTATTGTTCTTTCTTTATTTTTTGTGCTCCGCGATTAATCTTGCCAGTTCGTTTTCAACTTTCTTGTCCTTTCCCAAATTCTCGAACTCTTCGTCAATGGATGTCTCTTTCTTATAAACTTCGCCACTCGCTTCGGCTTCTGCCTCCATTTGCAGTGTCTTTTCTTCCATGCGTTTTAAACCAGCCATGGCCGTATTCGCATCGAAACCGGACATGGTGTCATTGATCTTTTTCTGCGCCTGGGCGGCGTTGACTCTTGCGACCAGCGTTTCCCGCTTATCTTTCAGCTCGGCAACCTGCTTCCGCATATCATCCAGTTTGTGGCGGAGTTTTTCTGCAGCCGCCTGATTCTGATCATAGCGTTCTTTGTACTCGTTCATTTTCTGCTCAGCGCTCTGCTTGTCTTCAATAACCCTTCGCGCCAGATCGATGTTTCCGTCTTCAACAGCAAGGTGTGACTGTTCTTCACGTTTGGCTACAAGCGCTTTTTGCTCTTCATAGAGCGCTTTGAATTTCTTTTCAAGAGCGATTTGCGCGGCGACACCGTGTTCCGCTTCCTGTAGGTCCTCCTGCATATCGCGCAAATACTGGTCGGTCATCTTGACCGGATCTTCCGCCTTTTCAATTAAAGCATAGATATTTGAAACAGTAAGGTCACGCAGTCTTTTAAATAGCGACATTCAATAAAACCTCCTGATTGTTTTTCAAGTCAATACTCCTTTATTTTAAAGGATAATCAACTATTTTTAAACGGCTTGTAGTTTTTTTCTCCGATTAACGATTACATTCGATCACTTGTTTTACTCCAATAGCAGAACTCTTATTAATATAATATTACACGATGAAACTGAAGGAGTAATGAAAATAAATGATGTTTTTAATGAAAAAATAGTGGGTTTTATTTTAAATTCATGAGATGTGACAAATTCCGATAACATTCGATGACAATACTATTTCATTTCAACAATTTAAATGCGTCATTGATTCTCTTTAAAACGGTCTTTTCTTCACATTTTACGGTTTTTAGGAAGAATATTCCTCAACTTTTTAAATGCATAAGCCCTGATCTGTCAGTATCCCGTAACAACCGTTCACTCATTTACCTTGCCTCAACTACACCGTCCGTCTTCAACCGCAATAAGGTTACACGATAAATGTATAGAAACAATGTAAAATAAGTGATATTTCTCAAGAAACTCCATACTTGGCGCATTCTATGTATTAAAAAAGTGCCCCAGCCCATTTCAGGCGAGACACTTCTCTAAATTAATTCTGTCCAACGACATCGTAGCCCTGTTCTTCAACAGCTTCCTTCATCTTGCTAAACTGGACTTTAGTTTCATCATACTCAACAACGGCTTTACCTTTTTCAAGATTCACCGAAACATTTGATACACCGTCCAATTCCTTTAAAGCATTTGTGACGGACATCTTACAGTGTCCACAGTGCATGCCTTTTACATCAAGCGTGGTTTGTGCCATAATCTCAGTCTCCTTTTTTATGTGAAAAATTTGTTTGAATAATGGGTTACGGGGTTTCAAGATTAGTGCTGCCCGGCGACGTCGTAGCCTTGTTCTTCTACGGCTTCTTTCATCTTGCTGAATTGGACTTTAGCTTCATCATACACGACAGAAGCTTCACCGGATTTCAGATCAACGTCAACTGCCGATACGCCGTCAAGTCCTTTCAATGTCTTCGTCACCAGGTTTTTGCAGTGATCCCCCATCATGCCTTTAACATCCAATGTTGTTTTTGCCATAGTTATTCAAACCCCTTTATTATTTTTTTACAGCTTTTAAAATTCACCGGTTCAGACTTTGACTCGTTTCAGACGTAAACTGTTTGTGACAACTGAGACGGAACTGAAAGCCATCGCCGTACCGGCCACCCATGGAGCAAGCAAACCCAGGGCAGCAACCGGAATGCCTACCGTATTATAGAACAGAGCCCAGAACAGGTTCTGACGGATGTTCCGCATCGTTTTCCGGCTCAGGTCGATCGCTTTCGGAATATGCAGAAGGTCACCGCCAACCAGTGTGATATCAGCAGCTTCGATCGCCACATCCGTTCCGGTGCCAATCGCCATGCCAATATCCGCTGTAGCTAGGGCCGGAGCGTCATTGATTCCGTCACCGACCATCGCTACTTTCAATCCTTTTCCCTGCAGGATTTTGACTTTTGCCGCCTTCTCTTCAGGAAGGACTTCAGCAAAGACATGATCAATGCCTGCCTGTCTGGCAATCGCCTGTGCCGTCCGTTCATTGTCCCCCGTAATCATGTACACTGAGAGCCCGCGTGCCTTCAATTCTTCGATTGCCTGCTTCGAAGACTTCTTAATCGTGTCGGCTACAGCGATGATGCCCTGAAGTTTGCCCTCATAGGCAACAAACATTGCGGTCTTGCCTTCTGATTCGAGTTTCTTCATCTGATCCTCGGCGTCCGAATAAGGAATGCGCTCCTCTTTCATTAAGCGACGCGTCCCGATCGCGATTTTTTTTCCGGAAACGGCAGCTTTGATTCCATAACCGGCCAGTGCTTTAAATTCATTAGAAGAAGGAAGGTTATGGATTGCCTCTTTCCCATAGTTCACAATCGCCTGCGCGAGCGGATGCTCACTGGCCGATTCAGCCGAAGCGGCCAGTGCCACGAGCTTTTCCTTTTCAGCGCCATTTAGGGTAATAACGTCTGTGACTTCCGGTTTCCCATTGGTGATCGTACCCGTCTTATCGAACAGAACAGCCTGAAGATTTTGCGTCGTTTCGAGATATTCACCTCCTTTGAAGAGAATACCGTTCTCAGCCCCTTTACCGGTTCCAACCATAATTGATGTCGGTGTTGCCAAACCTAATGCGCATGGGCAGGCAATGACAAGCACACTGATTGCCGCAACCAGTGCCGGTGCGAATTGACCGGGTGTGACAAACAGGATCCAGACGAGAAAAGCAGCAGCAGAGATGCCAATGACAATCGGGACAAAAACACCTGAGATGCTGTCTGCCAGACGCTGAATCGGCGCTTTTGATCCCTGTGCTTCTTCAACAATTTTAACGATGCCGGCAAGTGCCGTCTCTTTGCCCACTTTCTCTGCTTTCATTATCAATGTACCGTTGGCATTCACAGTAGCACCGATCACCTTGTCATTCATTCCTTTTTCAACAGGAATGGACTCGCCGGTGATCATCGATTCGTCAACCGATGAACTGCCGTCAACAACAACACCGTCTACAGGAATTTTTTCACCGGGTCTTACTCGTAACAAATTTCCGACCGTAACCTGATCAATTGGTATTTTTCGTTCTTTTCCATCTTCAATAACCGTCGCTTCTTTTGCCTGAAGGCCCATGAGTTGCGTAATTGCCGCAGTCGTCCGGCGTTTCGCCCGGGTTTCAAAATATTTACCCAGCAGTACAAGCGTAATTAAAATCGCACTCGTCTCAAAATATAGATCTGGATGGATCAGCCCAGCAAACTGATAGCGTAAGGCTTCAAATGTACTGTAAAAGTAAGCAGCGCTCGTACCCAGTGCAACCAGAACATCCATATTAGCACTTTTATTTAAAAGAGCTTTTGTTCCACTGACATAAAACTGTCCGCCAATATAAAATTGTACAATACCGGCTACCACAAGTTGAAACCACGGATTCATTAACAAATGAGGAATCGGAAGACCTGTATTAAAGGGCAGATGAGCAATCATCGTATAGAGCAGCGGCAGCGAAAGAACAGCAGAAAGGATCAGCTTTTGAAGTTTTCCGCGCAGTTCCTTCGCTTTTTCATCTTCCGCCTGTGATTGTTTTGGAACAGCTTTGTAACCGAGTTTCTTGACCTGATTATATATCGCATTGGGTTCGGTAATCCCCGGCTGAAAGACCACAGTCCCTGACTCAGTTGCCAGGTTAACCTGGGCCGATACCACGCCAGCCAAACGATTTAATCCTTTTTCAATACGCGTGGCACAGGAAGCGCACGTCATGCCGAGAATATCGACGTCCAGTCTTTGTGCCCGTACCCCGTATCCCAGCTTCTCAATTCTTTGTACCACGTCTTCAGGTTTTGCCCTTTCTCCGTCAATTGTCACCTTCGCTTTTTCCAGAGCGAGGTTGACATTGGCCTCGACACCCTCCATCTTGTTGAGCGACTTTTCTATTCGTGTTGAGCATGAAGCGCATGTCATCCCAGTAATTCCAATCTGCATGGCCTTCGAACTCATGAATCTCATCCCCTTAACATCAATTCATATAGAAGAAAATGGCATATCCAGAATCGGCCAGTTGCATGGACTGAATCAAACCAGCTCTGTCCATGAAAGGATTTTCAGATGCTGCTATTTTCTTTTTCAGCTAAATCATACCCATTGGGGGTATTTATGTCAAATTATTTGTTCGACAGTTTTTTATCTATTTAGGTGGATCAACGTCTCTGCTCCTTCTTGACTTTCTATTTTGATGGACAAATATATAGTTTTCGTGGGAAAATAAAATATATCATATATTTTTCAGAAATCATTCATACGTACTGGAAGTACACTGGATAATCAGAAAGCCATAAAGCTCTGTCGTTGAAGCCATTTATAAATAAAACATCTTTATTGTCTCTTCATAATTTTCCTCTACAATTTCTGAAACCAAACTTGAGCAGGATTTTTTATATTGCGCCAGTGGGTTATGGTAAAATAAAAATTGAAAGGCTGGTGACCCGTCATGATGGGTTGGTATGGCAATGGTATGATGAACGGTTTTGGTATCGGTATGGGCCTGGTAGGATGGCTCGTTCAATTGTTGCTGTTCGCCGCTGTGATTTATTTAGTGATTATCCTGATCAAAAAATTGTTGAATCAACCTCAACCGCCAGCGACCGATAAAAGTCAGGCGATTTTAAATGAACGCCTGGCCAAGGGCGAGATTACGGAAGAAGAGTATCGGAAATTAAAGAATTTATTACATGAGTGAAATCAGCTTGAACAAAAAGGTACAGGGAGAGAGCCACTGGCTTTCTCCCTGTACCTTTTTTTATATACATATCGCAGAAACGATACTTTTACGTACTGTCAATGAAAACTGCAGGTTCATTGAGGCGGATTAGTCCCCTAATGAAATCATACAGATTAGGTGTTTTGCTGTTGATTCACCTCCCCCCGAACAGGTCCATGGAATAAATACCTCACCATAAGTCAGCATAGACCCGCCCGAATTTAGGAAGGGCTTCCAGGTTGAGATGATACCACAGAAAAAAGCACAAATCCCTCGATCACCGAATCATCCGGAGACACCGGCACGATGCTATTACCAAATCTAGTATCCTTCCCCGATTTCGGTACATCCTGTGAGGAAAAAGATTAAGAGTGCGCGCACCATCTATCTGTACTCACCCGCTTCAGCCAAAAATCAGGACGGATAAATACGCCCCGAACAACGTTACAAACAGAACCGGGAGTGTAATTACAACGCCAATTTTAAAATACTGTCCCCATTTGA
This genomic window contains:
- a CDS encoding heavy metal translocating P-type ATPase → MSSKAMQIGITGMTCASCSTRIEKSLNKMEGVEANVNLALEKAKVTIDGERAKPEDVVQRIEKLGYGVRAQRLDVDILGMTCASCATRIEKGLNRLAGVVSAQVNLATESGTVVFQPGITEPNAIYNQVKKLGYKAVPKQSQAEDEKAKELRGKLQKLILSAVLSLPLLYTMIAHLPFNTGLPIPHLLMNPWFQLVVAGIVQFYIGGQFYVSGTKALLNKSANMDVLVALGTSAAYFYSTFEALRYQFAGLIHPDLYFETSAILITLVLLGKYFETRAKRRTTAAITQLMGLQAKEATVIEDGKERKIPIDQVTVGNLLRVRPGEKIPVDGVVVDGSSSVDESMITGESIPVEKGMNDKVIGATVNANGTLIMKAEKVGKETALAGIVKIVEEAQGSKAPIQRLADSISGVFVPIVIGISAAAFLVWILFVTPGQFAPALVAAISVLVIACPCALGLATPTSIMVGTGKGAENGILFKGGEYLETTQNLQAVLFDKTGTITNGKPEVTDVITLNGAEKEKLVALAASAESASEHPLAQAIVNYGKEAIHNLPSSNEFKALAGYGIKAAVSGKKIAIGTRRLMKEERIPYSDAEDQMKKLESEGKTAMFVAYEGKLQGIIAVADTIKKSSKQAIEELKARGLSVYMITGDNERTAQAIARQAGIDHVFAEVLPEEKAAKVKILQGKGLKVAMVGDGINDAPALATADIGMAIGTGTDVAIEAADITLVGGDLLHIPKAIDLSRKTMRNIRQNLFWALFYNTVGIPVAALGLLAPWVAGTAMAFSSVSVVTNSLRLKRVKV
- a CDS encoding SHOCT domain-containing protein, producing MMGWYGNGMMNGFGIGMGLVGWLVQLLLFAAVIYLVIILIKKLLNQPQPPATDKSQAILNERLAKGEITEEEYRKLKNLLHE
- a CDS encoding DUF4178 domain-containing protein, which gives rise to MSIFHRIVNLVKKPEPPIEEKTPYTLTIGDIVDISLASYTVAGRALFPQRREVFFTLKDGSAIKYFRVAKREKLNLALYDAIDGRLEDINEIPTTIEMEGTLYHLEDQAIGAAHASGDTPFSSTEERYLWDFQSDNGKLLRIEWQAGQMMLYEGEDILPMDVSIIQS
- the copZ gene encoding copper chaperone CopZ, producing the protein MAQTTLDVKGMHCGHCKMSVTNALKELDGVSNVSVNLEKGKAVVEYDETKVQFSKMKEAVEEQGYDVVGQN
- a CDS encoding PspA/IM30 family protein; translation: MSLFKRLRDLTVSNIYALIEKAEDPVKMTDQYLRDMQEDLQEAEHGVAAQIALEKKFKALYEEQKALVAKREEQSHLAVEDGNIDLARRVIEDKQSAEQKMNEYKERYDQNQAAAEKLRHKLDDMRKQVAELKDKRETLVARVNAAQAQKKINDTMSGFDANTAMAGLKRMEEKTLQMEAEAEASGEVYKKETSIDEEFENLGKDKKVENELARLIAEHKK
- a CDS encoding DUF4247 domain-containing protein, which codes for MFRRLSKTIKMILAVVVGVSILAGCSASGPGQQAVSGGYPLISVSKNGNQESYIYQADKQSVPEVAKKLSSQKKPDQISKNSVQQMFLVYPNELYDIQRDKKNPANTLIEVSNKEFVRNNYSSSFLRGFLSGVLLDHLFQLGSGSLGSYRGYTGGRTVPSSAKYQPPTASEKKTIPPITKQTTGSIIKRSRSGNSPNTLSSTFSKIKNSVTNDVGQAIRSAENSTGKIFKSNTGQGSNNVFPKNSRISVPKNNSPPKISTKGFGRIMKRSR
- a CDS encoding copper ion binding protein, which produces MAKTTLDVKGMMGDHCKNLVTKTLKGLDGVSAVDVDLKSGEASVVYDEAKVQFSKMKEAVEEQGYDVAGQH